One part of the Mesorhizobium sp. M4B.F.Ca.ET.058.02.1.1 genome encodes these proteins:
- a CDS encoding ATP-dependent Clp protease proteolytic subunit, translating into MSGLANLVPMVIEHSSRGERAFDIFSRLLRERIIFINGEINDGVSALVCAQLLSLESDHPDKEISLYINSPGGVVTSGFAIYDTMQYISCPVSTVCMGFAASMASFLLMAGTPGRRIALPNASIVLHQPLGGFQGQASDIQRHAEGIMRTKRRMTELYAHHCGRTYEEVERTLDRDYFMTAEEAKAWGLVDHVYDTRKKAA; encoded by the coding sequence ATGAGCGGTCTTGCCAATCTGGTGCCGATGGTGATCGAACACTCGAGCCGCGGCGAACGCGCCTTCGACATCTTCTCGCGGCTGCTGCGCGAACGCATCATCTTCATCAACGGAGAGATCAACGACGGTGTGTCGGCGCTGGTCTGCGCCCAGCTTCTGTCGCTGGAATCCGACCATCCCGACAAGGAGATATCGCTCTACATCAACTCGCCGGGCGGCGTGGTGACCAGCGGTTTCGCCATCTATGACACCATGCAGTACATCTCCTGCCCGGTGTCGACCGTGTGCATGGGCTTTGCCGCCTCGATGGCGTCCTTCCTGCTGATGGCCGGTACGCCTGGCCGGCGCATCGCACTGCCCAACGCCAGCATTGTGCTGCACCAGCCGCTCGGCGGCTTCCAGGGCCAGGCGTCCGATATCCAACGTCACGCCGAAGGCATCATGCGCACCAAGCGGCGCATGACCGAGCTCTATGCTCATCATTGCGGCCGCACCTACGAGGAGGTCGAGCGCACGCTCGACCGCGACTATTTCATGACCGCCGAGGAGGCCAAGGCCTGGGGTCTTGTCGACCATGTCTACGACACCCGCAAGAAGGCGGCATGA
- a CDS encoding cupin domain-containing protein, with product MKSIAHGDQQREQWRAGVETRMLVSASNGAAQLCIFEQWVEPTVGAPTHWHSVEEVLTVVAGMAEVWIDDQHSVLTSGQSLIVPAHRKHGFRNVGDEPLHIHAVLASPIFEATFDGAAGLVRRWLPQGS from the coding sequence GTGAAGTCGATCGCACATGGGGACCAGCAGCGCGAGCAATGGCGGGCGGGCGTCGAGACACGCATGCTGGTATCGGCCAGCAACGGCGCGGCGCAACTCTGCATATTCGAACAATGGGTCGAGCCCACGGTCGGCGCCCCGACCCATTGGCATTCGGTCGAGGAGGTGCTCACGGTCGTCGCCGGGATGGCCGAGGTGTGGATCGATGACCAGCACAGCGTCCTGACGTCAGGCCAGTCTCTCATCGTCCCCGCGCACAGGAAACATGGCTTCCGCAACGTCGGCGACGAACCGCTTCACATCCACGCGGTGTTGGCGTCGCCGATCTTCGAGGCCACCTTCGATGGAGCGGCCGGGCTGGTGAGGCGCTGGCTTCCGCAAGGTTCGTAA
- a CDS encoding SRPBCC domain-containing protein has translation MTATERPPADASLNFECELTDPPEKVWRALTEAELLAAWMMPNDITPEVGSRFAFDGPEAPIECEILEAEPGRLLRYSWRERPSKGNGGRQVPLDGRLDSIVTFTLDPTVSGGTHLRIVHEGFARMPAVAMAGAGCRHAFGAGGTKRAIAANAPQLRRAA, from the coding sequence ATGACGGCAACCGAACGTCCTCCTGCCGATGCGTCGCTCAACTTCGAATGCGAGCTTACCGATCCGCCTGAAAAAGTCTGGCGCGCGCTGACCGAAGCGGAATTGCTGGCGGCCTGGATGATGCCGAACGACATCACTCCCGAAGTGGGCAGCCGTTTCGCCTTTGACGGGCCAGAGGCGCCGATCGAGTGCGAAATCCTCGAAGCCGAGCCCGGCAGGCTGCTGCGCTATTCCTGGCGCGAGCGGCCAAGCAAAGGCAATGGCGGACGGCAAGTGCCGCTCGACGGCCGATTGGACAGCATCGTCACCTTCACGCTCGACCCGACGGTTTCCGGCGGCACGCACCTGCGCATCGTCCATGAGGGCTTTGCGCGCATGCCCGCCGTCGCCATGGCCGGTGCCGGTTGCCGGCACGCCTTTGGCGCGGGCGGCACGAAACGGGCGATCGCGGCGAATGCGCCGCAGTTGCGGCGCGCGGCCTGA
- the ssb gene encoding single-stranded DNA-binding protein codes for MAGSVNKVILVGNLGADPEIRRLNSGEPVVNIRIATSESWRDKNSGERKEKTEWHNVVIFNDQIAKVAEQYLKKGMKVYVEGQLQTRKWQDQTGNDRYTTEVVLQKFRGELQMLDARGEGGGQVGSYAGGGNSSRGSDFGQSGTNDSFSRGGGGGGSRGGGGGASRELDDEIPF; via the coding sequence ATGGCGGGTAGCGTCAACAAGGTCATTCTGGTCGGCAATCTCGGGGCGGACCCGGAAATCCGCCGCCTGAACTCGGGTGAGCCGGTCGTCAACATCCGCATCGCCACCTCGGAAAGCTGGCGCGACAAGAATTCCGGCGAGCGCAAGGAAAAGACCGAGTGGCACAACGTCGTCATCTTCAACGACCAGATCGCCAAGGTGGCCGAGCAGTATCTGAAGAAGGGCATGAAGGTCTATGTCGAGGGCCAGTTGCAGACGCGCAAATGGCAGGACCAGACCGGCAATGACCGCTACACGACCGAGGTCGTGCTGCAGAAATTCCGTGGTGAGTTGCAGATGCTCGACGCGCGCGGCGAGGGCGGCGGTCAGGTCGGCAGCTATGCCGGTGGCGGCAACAGCAGCCGCGGCTCGGATTTCGGCCAGTCCGGCACGAACGACAGCTTCAGCCGCGGCGGCGGCGGTGGCGGCTCCAGGGGTGGCGGCGGCGGTGCGTCGCGCGAACTCGACGACGAGATCCCGTTCTGA
- a CDS encoding MarC family protein, whose protein sequence is MPSFDSLFNAFVTILVTIDPPGLAPLFLAVTRGMNREERQQVSVRASVIGFLVMALFAVAGASILSVFGITLPAFRVAGGFLLFFIAFEMVFERRQDRKEKIGDVAITKDMIHNIAAFPLAIPLIAGPGAISATVLLSGHFDGFAAQAALVGIIFVSLAITYLVFVLAERIDRILGQTGRSILTRLLGVILAALAVQFVADGVRALMAA, encoded by the coding sequence ATGCCGAGCTTCGACAGCCTGTTCAATGCCTTCGTCACCATACTGGTGACCATCGACCCGCCCGGGCTGGCGCCGCTTTTCCTCGCTGTGACGCGCGGCATGAACCGCGAGGAGCGCCAGCAAGTTTCGGTGCGGGCCTCGGTGATCGGCTTCCTGGTGATGGCGCTGTTCGCGGTTGCCGGCGCCTCGATCCTGTCGGTGTTCGGCATCACGCTGCCGGCCTTCCGCGTCGCCGGCGGTTTCCTGCTCTTCTTCATCGCCTTCGAAATGGTGTTCGAGCGCCGGCAGGACCGCAAGGAGAAGATCGGCGACGTCGCCATCACCAAGGACATGATCCACAATATCGCCGCCTTCCCGCTGGCGATCCCGCTGATCGCCGGCCCGGGCGCGATTTCGGCGACGGTGCTGCTGTCGGGACACTTCGACGGTTTCGCGGCGCAGGCGGCGCTGGTTGGCATCATCTTCGTCAGCCTCGCCATCACCTATCTGGTGTTCGTGCTGGCGGAGCGCATCGACCGCATCCTCGGCCAGACCGGCCGCTCGATCCTGACGCGGCTGCTCGGCGTCATCCTGGCGGCGCTCGCCGTACAGTTCGTTGCGGACGGCGTCAGGGCACTAATGGCTGCCTAA
- a CDS encoding OsmC family protein, translating to MKARVKWVEERTFVGESGSGHKVVLGTASGPEGKTPGPSPMELVLIGTGGCSAYDVVHILEKGREAIEDCVVELDADRAEKEPRVFTRIHMHFIVKGRGLSHEKVKRAIDLSIEKYCSATAMMAKTATVTHDFEVVDTAAK from the coding sequence GTGAAAGCACGCGTCAAATGGGTCGAGGAACGCACCTTCGTCGGTGAGTCCGGCAGCGGCCACAAGGTTGTCCTCGGAACAGCGTCCGGCCCGGAGGGCAAAACGCCGGGGCCGAGCCCGATGGAGCTCGTGCTGATCGGCACCGGCGGCTGTTCGGCCTACGACGTCGTCCACATCCTCGAAAAAGGCCGCGAGGCGATCGAGGATTGCGTCGTCGAGCTCGACGCCGACCGGGCAGAGAAGGAGCCCAGGGTCTTCACCCGCATCCACATGCATTTCATCGTCAAGGGCCGCGGGCTCTCGCATGAAAAGGTGAAGCGCGCGATCGACCTCTCGATCGAAAAGTACTGCTCGGCGACCGCGATGATGGCCAAGACGGCGACGGTCACGCATGATTTCGAGGTCGTCGATACCGCCGCGAAATAA
- a CDS encoding PhzF family phenazine biosynthesis protein — protein sequence MRTPIFQLDAFAHRRFAGNPAAVMPMGSFPDDAVMQAIAAENNLAETAFLVREGSDYRLRWFTPVTEVPLCGHATLASAAVVMERLEPGRQSVVFHSKSGPLVVTRVNAGYVLNFPARPSEKAAAVPPGFAHALGVEPVEVWVNAFNYMAVLDSASTVRSLTPDMAAIARLDRPGVIVTAAGDEAYDCVSRYFAPAKGVPEDPVTGAAHCMLVPYWAPRLGKTELRAYQASKRGGEITCRAVGERVELEGQCVFYLEGEAEI from the coding sequence ATGCGTACACCCATCTTCCAGCTCGATGCCTTCGCTCACCGGCGATTTGCCGGCAATCCCGCCGCGGTCATGCCGATGGGCAGCTTCCCGGACGACGCGGTGATGCAGGCCATAGCCGCCGAAAACAATCTGGCGGAGACCGCGTTTCTCGTTCGCGAGGGGAGCGACTATCGGCTTCGATGGTTCACGCCCGTCACGGAAGTGCCGCTTTGTGGACACGCGACGCTTGCGAGCGCGGCGGTCGTGATGGAGCGGCTCGAGCCGGGTCGTCAGTCGGTCGTGTTTCATTCGAAGAGCGGGCCGCTCGTGGTTACGCGTGTGAATGCGGGCTACGTGTTGAACTTTCCGGCGCGCCCGTCGGAGAAAGCCGCGGCGGTCCCGCCGGGGTTCGCGCATGCCCTCGGCGTCGAACCTGTTGAAGTCTGGGTGAACGCGTTCAACTACATGGCGGTGCTCGACAGCGCGAGCACTGTGCGCTCACTTACGCCAGACATGGCGGCGATTGCTCGTCTGGACCGACCCGGTGTCATCGTGACGGCAGCAGGTGATGAAGCGTACGACTGCGTCAGCCGGTACTTCGCTCCAGCGAAAGGAGTTCCTGAGGATCCGGTGACCGGCGCCGCGCACTGCATGCTGGTGCCCTATTGGGCTCCGCGCCTCGGCAAGACAGAGTTGCGTGCGTATCAGGCATCGAAGCGAGGCGGGGAGATCACGTGCCGCGCGGTTGGCGAGCGTGTCGAGCTCGAAGGGCAGTGCGTGTTTTATCTCGAAGGCGAAGCGGAGATCTGA
- a CDS encoding metalloregulator ArsR/SmtB family transcription factor, whose translation MIEAEIFRALADPTRRAVYERLVASEMTVSELRIGMTVSQPAVSQHLAVLRGAGLVVERRAGRNAYYRAAPEGLEPLLGWIERYRAFWPERIEKLKTVLKGMDQ comes from the coding sequence ATGATCGAGGCAGAGATTTTCCGCGCGCTGGCCGACCCGACACGGCGCGCCGTCTACGAGCGGCTGGTCGCCAGCGAGATGACCGTGTCGGAGCTGCGCATCGGCATGACGGTGTCGCAGCCGGCGGTGTCGCAGCATCTGGCGGTGCTGCGCGGCGCAGGCCTGGTGGTCGAGCGGCGCGCCGGCCGCAATGCCTATTACCGCGCAGCGCCGGAAGGGCTCGAGCCGCTGCTCGGTTGGATCGAGCGCTACCGCGCGTTCTGGCCGGAACGCATCGAGAAACTGAAGACAGTTTTGAAGGGAATGGACCAATGA
- a CDS encoding DUF2306 domain-containing protein, with amino-acid sequence MSLGPLLSAPPPIPWHAFAALAALAIGGAQLALPQGTPSHRVMGYAWAALMLVIAVSSFWIQQIRLIGPFSPIHLLSILVLVTAPLAVWYAHTHRVAAHRGAMIKLYVFALIGAGIFTLLPGRIMHTVVFGQ; translated from the coding sequence ATGTCGCTCGGACCATTGCTATCCGCGCCCCCTCCCATTCCGTGGCATGCATTCGCGGCCCTTGCCGCCCTGGCGATTGGCGGCGCGCAGCTGGCGCTTCCGCAAGGCACGCCGAGCCACCGCGTGATGGGCTATGCCTGGGCGGCGCTGATGCTTGTCATCGCCGTCTCGAGTTTCTGGATCCAGCAGATCCGCCTGATCGGCCCGTTCAGTCCGATCCATCTGCTGTCGATCCTGGTGCTGGTCACCGCGCCGCTGGCGGTGTGGTATGCGCACACCCATCGCGTCGCCGCGCATCGCGGCGCCATGATCAAGCTCTATGTCTTCGCCTTGATCGGCGCCGGCATCTTCACGCTGCTGCCTGGCCGGATCATGCATACGGTCGTGTTCGGTCAATAG